The following DNA comes from Gammaproteobacteria bacterium.
TTGATGTTGAGCTCACGGCAGGCGCGCAATATGCGCAGGGCGATCTCGCCACGGTTGGCTATTACAACTTTGTCGAGCATGACTACTCGGCAGAAATCGGCGCAGTGGGGTTGCGTGTGTTGGCCGGCGAGACAGGGGAGGGTTTAGAGGTAAGCAAAGGGCCCGCGAGCTGAAACATAGGCGTTCCAATCTGCCGATTAGGTGACGATAAATAGGGGCTGCTCAAATTCAACGGGCTGAGCATTCTCTACCAGAACTGCTGATATTGTGCCGCTTACGTCGGCTTCGATTTGGTTCATCATTTTCATGGCCTCGATGATGCAGAGCACGTCGCCTTCCGACACAGTTTGGCCTACCTCGACGAATGGCGGGTTTTCTGGGAAGGCTGCTCGAAAAAAGGTCCCGACCATCGGCGCGGTCACAACATGTCCCTCACGCGCGTGCGGTGCGGTCGTCGCCGACAGGCGTTCTTCGACACCTCCGGGAGCCGGTTCAGAGGGGCTCGGCGAGTGTGCCGCAGGACGAGCCGGCTCCTCAGGTACCTGTACGATGGTTTGTACGGGGGCATGCGTGCTGTGCCGGCTTATCCGCACCGACTCTTCGCCTTCGTGGATTTCGATCTCGGCGATCCCCGACTCTTCAAGTAACTCAATGAGCTTCTTAACTTTTCGGATGTCCATGCTGGGTTTTGAAGCAGCTAACTTTTGTTTTGTATCTGTTGCAGGGCTGCTTGGAACGCAAGCTCATAGCCCAAGGCGCCCAGGCCGCTAATGACGCCAACGGCGATGTCGGAAAGGTAAGAGTGACGTCGAAAGGGTTCTCGAGCGTACACGTTGGAAAGGTGAACCTCAATGAACGGGATCTTCACCGCAAGCAGGGCATCGCGCATGGCAATGCTGGTGTGGGTGAGGGCCCCTGGATTGATAATGATGAAGGCCGTGCTATCCCCTCTCGCGCCATGAATGCGCGCGATCAACTCGTGCTCTGCATCGCTCTGATAACAGGTGATCGTATGCCCAGCGGATTCAGCCAACGTAGCGAGGCGTTGGTTAATGGCTTCCAAGGTTACGGTGCCGTATACCTCCGGCTCCCGCTCGCCAAGCAGGTTGAGATTTGGACCGTTGAGTACCAATAGGCGTGCCATCAGACCTTCCCCCCGCCGCACATTTCTTGGAGATCAGCGCAGTTACCGACAAGTTAACAGATCAATACCCGGAGTTCGAGGATAATTTGTGCCCGCTCGGGGGTTGCTCAAACCTATAATAACGCCTCAATGACGGCCACAGCCTCTGCCCTGGAGAGTTGCCCTCGTTTGGTAAACACAATACGTCCAGTGCGGTCAATGATGGCGGTATAGGGCAACGCGCCAATGTCGTTACCAAAGATCTTGGCAAGACGAATGGCGTCTTGTTCGCCTATCAATATGGGATAGTTGATCCCGAAGCGGTCAATAAAATCCTTAACGTTGTCGAGATCATCGATGGCGACACCCACAAATTGGAGGCCTTGTGCTCCATATTGTGTCTGTAAATCAATGAATTCTGGTATTTCTTCGAGACAGGGCGGGCACCACGTGGCCCAGAAGTTAACGGCCAGAACCTTCCCGTCCCACTCGGCGACGTTGCGCGGGATAGCCTCGATATCGGGCAAGGTGAAGTCCGGTCGCTGTGTGCCTTCGGTGGCACGCATTGCGAGTGAGGTTAAAGGCGGGGCAGCGCGCCCCGGTGGTGAGGGCGATCCGTGCGTTAGTCGGTCATGCAGATAATAGCCCGCCAAACCCGACAGCAGCATCAAGAATGCGCCGGCGAGGACTAGGGCCCCCCCTTTCATGGAGCAAGCGCTTTTTTCGCGTGATCACGAAAGGCATCGGGTCCGACAAAACCCACCAAGCGATAGGGGCGGCGTTCCACGGCGTCGCGGTCATAGAAGAGGATTGCTGGCGGTCCGAATAGCTGCAATTGCCTCAACAAGGATCGATCAACCTCGTCGTTTGCCGTGACGTCTGCTTTGAGCAGCACGGCATCCGCCAGCGCGTTTTGCACGCCGCGATCGGCAAACGTGTATTTCTCTAATTCCTTGCAGGCAACACACCAGTCCGCGTAGAGATCCAGCACTGCCGGCCTCTGTCGCGCCTTGGCCTTAGCTAATTCTTCTTTCAGGGCTGGCAGGCCCTTCACCTCAGTGAATACAGGGAGGGTCTGTAGATTTCTGCTTTCCCCCGATAGCAGGGCTATTCCGGTGAGTGGTTTGAGTACGTCGCGACCGCCGCCGGCGGCCGCGAGCACGAGCACCACACCGTAGACAAGTATCACAAGCCCAATGCCTTTCCAAAGGCGGCGCCAGCCAGAGACCGTGCGCTCGAGACTGTCTAATGCACCCATGTACACGGCCGACACCGTGAGCAGTAGGGCCCACAACAGCAGGGTAACCGATCCAGGTAGCACGCGTTCCATGAACCAGATCGCCACACCCAGTAACACCACGCCGAAGATGGGCTGGACGATCTCCGTCCAGTGACCCGCTTTCGGCAGGAGCTTACCAGCTGATGTACCGACGATGAGCAGTGGGATCCCGAATCCCAATCCCATGGCGAATAAGGCCGCTCCTCCCAATAGCGCGTTACCGCTCTGGCTCATATACAGCAGTGCCCCCAACAGCGGTGGGGCAACGCAGGGCCCGACGATAAGGGCGGAGAGAAATCCCATGATGGCCGCTCCGTGCAGGGTGCCCCGATCCTGATGTTCGCTGATGCCCCGAAGGCGACTCTGAATACTGCTCGGCACCTGCAATTGATAAAAACCGAACATGGACAGCGCAAGGGCGATAAAGATGGCACTAAATGTCACCAACACCCAGGGATTTTGAAAAAGCGCCTGCAGGTTATTTCCTGATAGACCGGCAATGATTCCGATCCCGGCATAGGTAATTGCCATTGCCAACACATAGACCAGCGACAGCCTGAACGCCTTGCCTGTGGTCATTCCCTCGCCGTGACCAACGATGACCCCTGACAAAATGGGTATCATCGGGAAGACGCAGGGTGTGAACGCGAGCAGCAGCCCAAAGCCAAGGAAAGTCAGAAGCGTGAGAAACGTGCTTCCGTTGGCCAGCATACGCACGATCCCTTGCTGCTCGGAGATAAAGCCTTGATCCATGGCGTTGGATGGCTGAGGTTGCGCCGCCGCGGCCGGGGTGATCCAGGAATCGAGCAGCAACGAAAATACCTTGGTGATCGGGGGATAGCAAATGCCGTCCTCGGCGCAGCCCTGGTAACTGAGTTCCAATTCAATCTCAGCAGCGTCTGGCTTGGGCCGCATCAACGGCAACTTAATCTCAGCCGCGCCGCGGATGATTTCCACCCGTCCAAAGGTCGGATCGTGTTTGGATTCGCCAACGGGTATGGCAATCTCTTGGAGTGCCACACCGGCTCCTCTGACCGCGAATTTGAATTTATCCCGATACAGGTAATAACCATCGGCGATCTGCCAGTAGGTGATGACGGTGGTCGGATCGTCGAGAATGGCGGTAACGACGAAGGCTTCGTCTGGATTGAGAAATTCCTGCGAGGTCGAACCGAGATCGAGCCCCTTTCCAAAGGGCCCGAAACCTTGAAGCAACCGATCCGCAGGTGCTGGCGCGTCTTCGGTGGCGGGGTTGACGGCGAGGCGATTGAATGCAGCGTTGTTAGGCGACGACTCTTCGCCCAAGGCCAGATCGTGACCAAGCAGCACTAAAGATGAGATGAGTAGGGTGATTAAGGGTTTCATCGGCTAGTGCTTGTGACCTCATCAATCCAGGAAAGATAGCCCGCTAAACCTGCCTTGATAGGGACTGCGATAATCTCCGGAAGTTCATAGGGGTGTTGGGCCAAAATGGCACGTTCAACCTCCGGATAAAGGTCGAGTCGGGTCTTGATCAAAAGCACATGTTCATCCGAGGCCTCGACGCGGCCTTTCCACCAAAATATAGAATGTGCTGCGAGAATATTCACGCAGGCGGCGTGTCCCGCTTCGACGAGATTTTGCGCTATTTTCTTGGCGGTAATAGACCCGGGACAGGTGTTCAATACAAGAAGATGTTCGCGATCAGGATTCATACGGTCCCCCTTCAGATAGCGGGTAATAGCCGCTGTTGTTACGCATTTTGCCAACTCAACTGTTAATAAGCTACGGCGGGGACAGTCCCACCACATTAACCCCGTGCTTTCATCCCGTATCGACCGTCAATATCCTGCACCCCTCGCGAGCGACGCCCGGTTCGGCCCTGCTTTAGTTATAAACGATGCCCGGCTTGAATGTGTTCTTGCTCCTGTTTGTGCTAGTCCCACGGGTCGAGCCCTATAGGCTCGTGACAGTGGGCCGTTCACCACGGAATGCAGGCTGGACCGGGTGTGTCGGAGGATGTAGAAGTCCTCGAAGGCGAGTTCTGGGAGGAGGATCGCTATAAACCCCTTGCTCCGAGCTTTGTCCGCGACCCTGCGGGCGCGGCTTGACAGTCCCGGGTTCCTCTCTATAATTGGCACTCACCATGGGAGAGTGCTAACAGCCTCGGCACCAATCCAATCGATACGAAATTTGACCATTAGGAGGTAACTCGATGAATATTCGTCCTTTGCATGATCGCGTGATGGTCAGGCGAATAGAGGAAGACCGCACCAGTGCGGGTGGCATCGTGATCCCGGACACGGCGGCTGAGAAGCCTGTTCGTGGAGAGGTCATTGCTGCGGGTCCAGGGAAGATCTTGGAGAACGGTGATATCCGTCCTATGGATGTCAAGGTTGGGGAGAAGATCCTGTTCGGCAAATACTCAGGCACCGAAGTGAAGGTCAACGGCGAGGATATCCTGGTGATGCGCGAAGAAGACATCATTGGCATCATCGATGAGTGATTGACGCCAACGATACCAACTAACAGACGACCTAATTTATAACGAGGAATTGAACATGAGTGTTAAAGAATTACGATTCAGCGACGATGCACGTCACCGCATGCTGAAGGGCGTCATTGCCCTGTCGGATGCGGTGAAGGTCACGCTTGGGCCGAAGGGCCGGAATGCCGTGCTCGAGAAGAGCTTTGGCGCGCCGACTGTGACCAAGGACGGCGTCTCCGTCGCGAAGGAGATCGAATTGAAGGATCGTTTCGAGAATATGGGAGCCCAGATGGTCAAGGAAGTCGCCTCGAACACGTCTGACGAAGCGGGTGATGGAACCACCACGGCAACGGTACTTGCGCAATCCATCCTGACAGAAGGGATGAAGGCCGTAGCCGCTGGGATGAATCCGATGGATCTAAAGCGCGGCGTCGATAAGGCTGTGGTGGTGACCGTGGCAGAGCTTAATAAGCTGTCGAAACCTTGTGAGGATGATAAGGCCATTGCCCAAGTTGGCACCATCTCCGCCAACTCTGACACTGCCATCGGCAACATTATTGCAGAAGCCATGGGTAAAGTGGGCAAGGAGGGCGTGATTACGGTTGAAGAGGGATCGGGGCTGGATAATGAGCTGGAAACCGTTGAGGGAATGCAGTTCGACCGTGGCTATCTTTCTCCGTACTTTATAAATAATCAACAGTCAATGAATGTCGAACTCGAAGACCCATACTTTTTGGTGCACGACAAGAAGATCTCCAACATCCGTGATCTCCTGCCGATCCTGGAAAACGTTGCGAAGGCCGGTAAATCGATGCTGGTCATCTGCGAAGACGTTGAGGGCGAGGCGCTAGCGACGTTGGTCGTCAACAACATCCGGGGTATTGTCAAGGTTGCAGCTGTTAAGGCACCGGGTTTTGGCGATCGTCGCAAGGCGATGCTGGAGGATGTCGCGGTCCTCACCGCCGCTACCGTCATCTCTGAAGAAGTGGGCTTGAGCCTTGAGAAGGCCAGTCTTGATGATCTGGGCACAGCCAAGCGTGTGGTGATCACCAAGGAAGATACGACTATCATTGGTGGCGCTGGTAAGAGGGCGGACATTGAAGGGCGTATTCAGCAGATCCGGAAGCAAATCGAAGAGTCGACTTCCGATTATGACAAGGAGAAGCTTCAGGAACGGCTCGCTAAGCTGGCGGGTGGCGTCGCTGTTGTCAAAGTGGGGGCGCCGACTGAAGTGGAGATGAAGGAGAAGAAAGCACGTGTAGAAGATGCCCTTCACGCAACCCGCGCGGCCGTAGAGGAAGGCGTTGTGCCGGGTGGCGGTGTCGCCTTTGTCCGAGCATTGCCCGCCCTAAATAAGCTTAAGGGAGATAATCACGATCAAGATATGGGCATCAATATCCTAAAGCGCGCAGTTGAAGAACCGCTTCGCCAGATTGTGGAAAATGCGGGCGATGAAGCCGCTGTGATTCTTAACACGGTGAAGGAAGGCAAGGATAACTTTGGCTACGATGCGGCTACGAGGGAATTTGGTGATATGCTCGAGCTGGGGATCCTGGACCCCACCAAGGTGACGCGTATCGCGCTCCAGAACGCAGCGTCCGTGGCTGGTCTGATGATCACCACGGAAACGATGGTGGCTGAGGCGCCGAAGGAGGACAAGTCTGTCCCCGGGGCCCCGGGCATGGGCGACATGGACATGATGTAGGCAACTTGTCTGCCAAATTATGGCCAGTAAGCCCCGTCTATCATGGCGGGGCTTATTTTTTGGGGAGGCACCTCATGTTAGGGGCCGACTGCGTGTATGCGTTACCACCCTGCCTCTATCCCTTGCATGTCATGGACGAATTGCGCAGGCAATCGGCACATCGGGCAAACTGAGTTTGCACTTTGCTATTTTGCAGGCACCAACCGCGCCGCCGCTTCCAGTTTGTATGATCGATCCTAACTAATGAAGAAGTTGACACCTGAACAGAAAGATGAGCTGATCAATTACATTTCTGGGTTCGTCACTGACGTAAACGCAAGCGCATTGATCAGATCTTGGAAAGGCGCACGCGCTATCTGACGGTGGTGCTTGGGGACATAGTTCAGATCCACAATGCGAGCGCCGTAGTACGTTCATGTGAGTGCTTTTGTGTATAAGATCTTCATGTAATCGAAGAGCGCAACGTTTTCCGAATCAACCCTGATATTACCGTCGGTGCATCAAAATGGATCTCAATCAAGTGCTATTCGTCGGGTGATGGGGCGGCCACGCAAACATGTCTTGAGGGGTTAAAAGCGAGGGACTATCGTATTGGGGCCATGATCCCCCGGAAGGATGCCACCCCCATAAAAGAACTGTCGTTAGATCAGAAGGTTGCGTTATGTTTTGGTACGGAGGAAGACGGCCTGAGGGAGGGGGCCCATTCGCTTGCCGATATTTTTGTCGCCATTTCTATGGTTGGATTCACACAAAGTTTTAATCTCTCTGTGAGTGTGGCGTTATCTTTATTTGTGCTGAGCGATCGACTTTACGGTTCTAGGATAAACTGGCATCTATCTGAAAATGAGAAAAGGGACGTGAAGATTAAATGGCTTCCAAAGGCTGCTTCCCACGGAGATGAGTTGGTGAAAGGCTTCTTAAATGAAAGGGGGCTCAATGTAACTGGTTAAGGGCATGGGGCCCTTTATTGTTGTTGGGATCATGGGGCAGTGCGCTGCTCTTGCTGGGGCACGCTTTTTTTGAACGTCGCAATCATCTGTTTCTTAGCTTGTCGTTTTATTTCGACTTAACCCGGATCTTGTCTGATCAACACAAGCAAGACGCTGATGTGTAGAGGACGCTAAAAGCATGGTGAAGAAGAAGATGGCAACGGCAAAAAAGAAACGCCATAAAACTCGGGCAAAGAAAAGTATGGCTGAACGGGCTGATGCCCATGCGCTATATGAACAAGCTGTTCAGTGTGTTGAAGCGGATATCGACTTCGTCGAAGGGACATTTCAAAGACTTCGCGGTCGCAAGGCCCATTCGTTGCGGGAGGATTTTTGTGGAACCGCGAATGCCGCGTGGGAGTGGGTGCGACGACGTAGCGGGAATACGGCAATCGGTGTCGATCTGAATCAAGGGGTTTTAGATTGGGGCATGGCCCACCATATTGCCAAGCTGCCCCCTCGGGCGGCGAACCGCATAAAACTCATCAGAGACGATGTCATGACAGTCAGGACCGCGCTTGTGGACGCGGTGCTTGCCATGAACTTCAGTTACTGGGTCTTCAAGGAGCGGAGTGCCATGCGGCGATACTTTCGGCGAGTCGGCAGCAGCTTGGTGAAGGATGGGATCCTGTATCTGGATGCGTTTGGTGGTTATGAGGCTTTTACTGTGTTACGGGAGCGAACAAAGCAGGATGGCTTTACCTATATTTGGCATCAGGCAGACTACAATCCCATAAGCGGTGACATCCTGTGCCACATCGATTTCAAATTTGAAGATGGCTCGGTTCTGAAGCGGGCTTTTACCTACGATTGGCGCCTATGGACGCTTCCCGAATTGACCGAATTACTGATCGAAGCGGGTTTCACGAGGGCAACCGTCTATTGGGAGGGCACCGATGAGGAGACCGGTGAGGGAGATGGTCATTTCTATCCAACCACGCGAGGCGAACCGGATGCCGGGTGGATTGCCTATATCGTTGCAGAAAAATGAACTGTCCAAGTGACGCCCGAATGTCGAAGGCGGATGGGTGCGACTCGTACCTAATGCGATTCCGGGTGAACCTTCTTGCGCATTTCTTCAAGGCTGACGTGGCGCACGTTTTTTCCTTCGGTTAGGTAGATCACGTTTTCGCATATATTACTGGCGTGATCCCCGATGCGCTCGAGTGCACGTACGGACCATATTACGTCCAGGGCACGTGCGATACTTCGGGGGTCCTCCATCATGTAGGTTATGAGTTGTCTGAGGATCGCAGCATATTCTTGGTCTACTTTCGGATCTTCGCTGGCGACGTTAAGTGCCGCTTCGGAGTCCATCCGGGCAAAGGCATCCAAAGCGTCATGCAACATCGCCCGCACATGATTTCCCATCGACGCAACCCCAACGTAATAGGACTTTGGACATTGGCTTTCAGCAAGGTGCAGTGCCATATGCCCGATCTTCTCCGCCTCATCACCGATCCGTTCGAGATCCGTGATGGTTTTTCCGACGGCCAGAACCAATCGTAGATCACTTGCCGCTGGCTGGCGGCGGGCCAAGATCTGCGTGCAATCCTCATCGATTGACACTTCGAGGGCATTGACCTTGATATCAGCTTCTATCACTTTTTCCGCAAGCTCGCTGTTACCACGGCATAGGGCTTCGAGTGCGTTATCAATCTGCGTTTCTATTAATCCGCCCATGGACAGTACGCGAGCCCGAATATCCTCAAGCTCTTGGTCGAATTGCCTGGAGATGTGTTGCGAAAATGTGGTTGCTGTCATGAATGTTCCCCGCAGCCAGTCGCGTTAGACGGTTTCTGATCCTTAGCCGTAGCGACCGGTAATGTAGTCCTCGGTCTGCTTTGTCTTTGGATTAGTAAAGACTGTATTAGTGTAGCCAAACTCAATAATCTCACCGACGTAAAGAAACGCTGTATAGTCCGACACGCGAGCAGCTTGCTGCATGTTGTGCGTCACGATGACGATGGTGTAATCGGTCTTCAGCTCATAGATGAGCTCTTCGATCTTCAGCGTCGAGGCCGGATCGAGTGCGGAAGCCGGCTCGTCGAGCAGCAAGACCTCTGGCTCTATCGCAATAGCACGTGCAATCACTAACCGCTGTTGTTGTCCTCCAGACAGCCCCATCGCACTGTCGTTTAACCGATCCTTGACTTCATCCCAAAGCGCCGCTGCCTTCAAAGCCTGTTCAACGACCTTATCTAATCGGCGGCGATTCTTGATCCCTTGTATCCGAAGCCCATACGCAACATTTTCATATACGGTCTTCGGGAAGGGATTCGGTTTTTGAAAAACCATCCCGACGCGGCGACGAAGTTCCGCAACATTGATGCCTTTAGCGTAGATATTTTGGCCATATAAATGGATTTCGCCCTCAACACGGGCGATATCAATCAAGTCGTTCATGCGATTAAAGCATCGAAGCAAAGTTGTCTTTCCACACCCGCTCGGTCCAATGAATGCCGTAACATGTTTTTCGGGAATGGAGAGGCAAATATCGTTCAAGGCCTGCTTTTCCCCGTAATAGAGGTTAAGGTTTTTTACCGAAAGGCATTCGTTTCGTTCTTGAGGACGCAATCCACTGTCGCTTCTAGATAGCAGGGAGATGTCAACGGCATGCGTACGCAGTGGCCTTTCGGCACTGCTAGCCAATGGTTCTTTCGGCATAACTCACGTCCGGTTTCGACTACTCGGCAGCATTATACTTCTCCCGTAGGCGGTTGCGTATGTAAATAGCGGTCAGGTTCAAGACAATGATGAGCAGGATCAGCAACAGGGCCGTGGCATAAACCAGAGGTCTCGCGGCTTCGACATTGGGGCTTTGAAAACCCACATCGTAGATGTGAAAGCCTAGGTGCATGAACTTTCGATCCAGATGGAGGTAGGGAAAATTGCTATCCGTTGCAAGTGAAGGCGCGAGCTTGACTACGCCGACCATCATCAATGGGGCGACTTCGCCAGCGGCGCGCGCAACCGCAAGGATAAGCCCGGTGATCATCGCGGGCGCGGTCATGGGTAGCACGGTTCGCCATAACGTCTCCGCTTTGGTGGCACCTAATGCGAGGCTGCCTTCACGAATAGCCCGCGGTATGCGGGACAAACCTTCTTCAGTTGCTACGATGACCACCGGCACCGTGAGGATAGCGAGCGTGAGTGATGCCCAGATGAGTCCCGGCGTGCCGAATGTGGGGGCAGGCAGTGCCTCGCGGAAGAATAATTGGTCGATATTTCCGCCTAATATATAGACAAAGAACCCTAGACCAAAAACTCCATACACAATTGACGGCACGCCCGCGAGATTGTTGACGGCAATTCGGATGAGCCGGGTCAACAGCCCTTGTTTGGCATATTCTCGAAGGTAGACTGCCGCCACGACCCCGAACGGCGTGACAAATACCGACATAATCATCACCATCAGCACGGTGCCAAAAATTGCCGGCAAGATACCACCTTCTGTATTCGCTTCCCGTGGTTCCTCGGCCACGAATTCCCATAGTTTTGTGAAATAGAAACGGAGCTTATCGAAAAGGCCCATGCGATTGGGCTGGTAGGCGCGGACAATTTGTGCAACTGGTACCTCAACCTCTCGCTCATCGGCGATCTCGACGACCACGCTGTCTCGATCAATGGCTTCATAGAGTTCTGCAAGTCGCTGGGTTAGTTGGTCGTATTGATCTTGAAGATGTGCGCGCTCGGTGTCGATGTGCCGATAGGCCGCCCGATCGACGATCCCCTCAAGCTCCAGACCTCTTTCTTTGAGCCGCAACTTTTCCATCCGGTAATTGATCGCCCCCACCAGATCCTTTTCGACGTGCCGGATTTCTTTAGAGAGTGTGTGCTTTCGCGAAAGTCTACCTTGGAGTAGGTCCCAATTCGGCTTGTCGCTATGGATGACTTCACCATTTTCCTTGAGCCCAACGAGGTAACCATAGAGATTGCCCCACTCATGCCGCTCAATGGCCATGATGTGTCCTGGATGCGCCTGATTGATTATCGAGGGACCGGTAATCCAGCGGAAGTCAATTCCAAAAAATTCCCGGTTGCCTATCTTCAGAAGGTAGCGATCGACGACAATGACGTCCTCGGGCAGGGACGCACCGAGGTCTTCGACGCGTTCACGGGGGACCTGTTCGTGATCGACGATTTCACCGATGAGTCGGTGTGCGTTGCCGTCCTCTTCGAGATAGTAAAGTTGGGTGATGTCTGAAGGCCAGAAATGACCAAGGCCGCGGAATGCAATGAGCAGTATCAAGCCGACGACCATGACCAAACACACGCTCACCGCACCGGCGTTTAGCCAGACCCAGGGACTACCACTTCTAAACCATTCCCGCATTACGAAACACCCTTAAAGTGAACTGTATTTCGTCCGCAGCCGCTGTCGCACGAGCTCTGCGATGGTGTTAAACATGAATGTGAAGATGAATAAGACAAGCGCCGCGAGGAATAGAATACGGTAATGGGTACTGTTTACCTCTGCTTCGGGCATCTCGACCGCGATATTTGCAGACAATGCCCGAAAACCCTGGAAGATGTTGAAATCAATGATGGGGGTATTACCGGTTGCCATCAACACGATCATGGTTTCTCCCACAGCACGGCCGAGGCCGATCATGATTGCTGAAAAGATCCCAGGACTGGCTGTCAGCAAGACCACCCGAACCATTGTTTGCCAAGGCGTAGCCCCGAGCGCCAGAGAGCCCACAGTCAGGTGTTTTGGCACGCTGAAGATAGCGTCTTCGCTGATCGAAAAAATTGTCGGTATGACCGCAAAGCCCATTGCGAAACCAACGACGAGGGAATTGCGCTGGTCATAACTGATTCCGAGCTTGTTGTTTAACCATTGGGGCATATTGCCGTCGAAGAAAAGGATCTCCACCGGTTGGCTTAGGGCAATTGCGATTAACCCGGTGAGGCAAATAACGGGGATCAATAGGGCCGCTTCCCATCCATCCGGCACGCGATGGCGCAGGTTTGCTGGTAAGCGGGACCATAGGTACGCGAAAGCGACCGGAACGATTGGTAGCAAGATCAGCAAACAAAATATGCCAGGCAAGTGTTTCTCCACAAACGGTGCGAGCCACAAGCCCGCAAGGAACCCTAGAACGACCGTTGGCAGCGCCTCCATGATCTCAATGGTCGGTTTAACCGCGGCACGCATGCGCGGGGCCATGAAATA
Coding sequences within:
- the phoU gene encoding phosphate signaling complex protein PhoU, whose amino-acid sequence is MTATTFSQHISRQFDQELEDIRARVLSMGGLIETQIDNALEALCRGNSELAEKVIEADIKVNALEVSIDEDCTQILARRQPAASDLRLVLAVGKTITDLERIGDEAEKIGHMALHLAESQCPKSYYVGVASMGNHVRAMLHDALDAFARMDSEAALNVASEDPKVDQEYAAILRQLITYMMEDPRSIARALDVIWSVRALERIGDHASNICENVIYLTEGKNVRHVSLEEMRKKVHPESH
- the dsbD gene encoding protein-disulfide reductase DsbD, whose translation is MKPLITLLISSLVLLGHDLALGEESSPNNAAFNRLAVNPATEDAPAPADRLLQGFGPFGKGLDLGSTSQEFLNPDEAFVVTAILDDPTTVITYWQIADGYYLYRDKFKFAVRGAGVALQEIAIPVGESKHDPTFGRVEIIRGAAEIKLPLMRPKPDAAEIELELSYQGCAEDGICYPPITKVFSLLLDSWITPAAAAQPQPSNAMDQGFISEQQGIVRMLANGSTFLTLLTFLGFGLLLAFTPCVFPMIPILSGVIVGHGEGMTTGKAFRLSLVYVLAMAITYAGIGIIAGLSGNNLQALFQNPWVLVTFSAIFIALALSMFGFYQLQVPSSIQSRLRGISEHQDRGTLHGAAIMGFLSALIVGPCVAPPLLGALLYMSQSGNALLGGAALFAMGLGFGIPLLIVGTSAGKLLPKAGHWTEIVQPIFGVVLLGVAIWFMERVLPGSVTLLLWALLLTVSAVYMGALDSLERTVSGWRRLWKGIGLVILVYGVVLVLAAAGGGRDVLKPLTGIALLSGESRNLQTLPVFTEVKGLPALKEELAKAKARQRPAVLDLYADWCVACKELEKYTFADRGVQNALADAVLLKADVTANDEVDRSLLRQLQLFGPPAILFYDRDAVERRPYRLVGFVGPDAFRDHAKKALAP
- a CDS encoding divalent-cation tolerance protein CutA; protein product: MNPDREHLLVLNTCPGSITAKKIAQNLVEAGHAACVNILAAHSIFWWKGRVEASDEHVLLIKTRLDLYPEVERAILAQHPYELPEIIAVPIKAGLAGYLSWIDEVTSTSR
- the aroQ gene encoding type II 3-dehydroquinate dehydratase; the protein is MARLLVLNGPNLNLLGEREPEVYGTVTLEAINQRLATLAESAGHTITCYQSDAEHELIARIHGARGDSTAFIIINPGALTHTSIAMRDALLAVKIPFIEVHLSNVYAREPFRRHSYLSDIAVGVISGLGALGYELAFQAALQQIQNKS
- a CDS encoding co-chaperone GroES, yielding MNIRPLHDRVMVRRIEEDRTSAGGIVIPDTAAEKPVRGEVIAAGPGKILENGDIRPMDVKVGEKILFGKYSGTEVKVNGEDILVMREEDIIGIIDE
- the accB gene encoding acetyl-CoA carboxylase biotin carboxyl carrier protein translates to MDIRKVKKLIELLEESGIAEIEIHEGEESVRISRHSTHAPVQTIVQVPEEPARPAAHSPSPSEPAPGGVEERLSATTAPHAREGHVVTAPMVGTFFRAAFPENPPFVEVGQTVSEGDVLCIIEAMKMMNQIEADVSGTISAVLVENAQPVEFEQPLFIVT
- a CDS encoding class I SAM-dependent methyltransferase → MVKKKMATAKKKRHKTRAKKSMAERADAHALYEQAVQCVEADIDFVEGTFQRLRGRKAHSLREDFCGTANAAWEWVRRRSGNTAIGVDLNQGVLDWGMAHHIAKLPPRAANRIKLIRDDVMTVRTALVDAVLAMNFSYWVFKERSAMRRYFRRVGSSLVKDGILYLDAFGGYEAFTVLRERTKQDGFTYIWHQADYNPISGDILCHIDFKFEDGSVLKRAFTYDWRLWTLPELTELLIEAGFTRATVYWEGTDEETGEGDGHFYPTTRGEPDAGWIAYIVAEK
- the groL gene encoding chaperonin GroEL (60 kDa chaperone family; promotes refolding of misfolded polypeptides especially under stressful conditions; forms two stacked rings of heptamers to form a barrel-shaped 14mer; ends can be capped by GroES; misfolded proteins enter the barrel where they are refolded when GroES binds), translating into MSVKELRFSDDARHRMLKGVIALSDAVKVTLGPKGRNAVLEKSFGAPTVTKDGVSVAKEIELKDRFENMGAQMVKEVASNTSDEAGDGTTTATVLAQSILTEGMKAVAAGMNPMDLKRGVDKAVVVTVAELNKLSKPCEDDKAIAQVGTISANSDTAIGNIIAEAMGKVGKEGVITVEEGSGLDNELETVEGMQFDRGYLSPYFINNQQSMNVELEDPYFLVHDKKISNIRDLLPILENVAKAGKSMLVICEDVEGEALATLVVNNIRGIVKVAAVKAPGFGDRRKAMLEDVAVLTAATVISEEVGLSLEKASLDDLGTAKRVVITKEDTTIIGGAGKRADIEGRIQQIRKQIEESTSDYDKEKLQERLAKLAGGVAVVKVGAPTEVEMKEKKARVEDALHATRAAVEEGVVPGGGVAFVRALPALNKLKGDNHDQDMGINILKRAVEEPLRQIVENAGDEAAVILNTVKEGKDNFGYDAATREFGDMLELGILDPTKVTRIALQNAASVAGLMITTETMVAEAPKEDKSVPGAPGMGDMDMM
- a CDS encoding TlpA disulfide reductase family protein gives rise to the protein MKGGALVLAGAFLMLLSGLAGYYLHDRLTHGSPSPPGRAAPPLTSLAMRATEGTQRPDFTLPDIEAIPRNVAEWDGKVLAVNFWATWCPPCLEEIPEFIDLQTQYGAQGLQFVGVAIDDLDNVKDFIDRFGINYPILIGEQDAIRLAKIFGNDIGALPYTAIIDRTGRIVFTKRGQLSRAEAVAVIEALL